One Sporichthyaceae bacterium DNA segment encodes these proteins:
- a CDS encoding SLC13 family permease, whose amino-acid sequence MALGACLGLLALTLGWAVARPRGLPEAVVAVPAAVLCLLAGLEPAAAARAQLHALAPTLGFLAAVLVLARLCELEGVFEWAGSLLAGSGRRPTGLLGAVLGVGFLVTTVLSLDATVVLFTPVVIATAARTGARVRPHLHTTVHVANAGSLLLPVSNLSNLLAFHAGRLSVGRFAALMTLPTVAVLVVEYLGARLCFRADLAVAPDAHRQPPPAGARPPLWALAVLAATLCGFVLSSPLGVPVGVVAAGGAVLLGLRRLFAGQLRPCQVLGWAAPGFLLFVAALAVLVDAVSRHGLDRVVRHVVHPGAGFGRLLLTAAAAALLANLVNNLPAVLLLVPAAAAAGPGAVLATLIGVNVGPNLTYVGSLATLLWLRVTRAAGLPISLATFTRHALLTVVPGITAATAALWLGLRVIGT is encoded by the coding sequence GTGGCGCTGGGCGCGTGCCTGGGCCTGCTGGCCCTCACCCTGGGTTGGGCCGTCGCGCGTCCGCGGGGGCTGCCTGAGGCGGTCGTGGCCGTCCCGGCGGCAGTGCTCTGCCTGCTCGCCGGCCTGGAGCCCGCTGCGGCCGCTCGGGCGCAGCTGCACGCGCTGGCGCCGACCCTGGGCTTCCTCGCCGCGGTTCTGGTGCTCGCCCGGCTGTGCGAGCTCGAGGGCGTCTTCGAGTGGGCCGGGTCGCTGCTGGCCGGCTCCGGTCGTCGGCCGACCGGGTTGCTGGGCGCAGTGCTGGGCGTCGGGTTCCTGGTCACCACGGTGCTGAGCCTGGACGCCACGGTGGTGTTGTTCACGCCGGTGGTGATCGCGACCGCTGCCCGCACCGGGGCCCGGGTCCGGCCGCACCTGCACACCACCGTGCACGTGGCCAACGCCGGCTCGCTGCTCCTGCCGGTGTCGAACCTGTCGAACCTGTTGGCCTTCCACGCCGGACGGCTCTCGGTGGGGCGGTTCGCGGCGCTGATGACGCTGCCGACGGTGGCGGTGCTGGTCGTGGAGTACCTCGGGGCCCGGCTCTGCTTCCGGGCGGATCTGGCCGTAGCCCCGGACGCACACCGGCAGCCACCGCCGGCCGGGGCGCGGCCGCCGCTCTGGGCACTGGCCGTCCTCGCGGCGACGTTGTGCGGCTTCGTGCTGTCCTCGCCGCTCGGGGTTCCGGTGGGGGTGGTCGCCGCCGGCGGGGCGGTGCTGCTCGGGCTGCGGCGGCTGTTCGCCGGACAGCTGCGGCCCTGCCAGGTCCTCGGGTGGGCCGCGCCGGGGTTCCTGCTGTTCGTGGCCGCGCTGGCCGTCCTCGTCGACGCGGTCTCCCGGCACGGGCTGGACCGAGTGGTCCGGCACGTGGTGCACCCCGGCGCCGGCTTCGGTCGGCTGCTGCTCACGGCCGCGGCGGCGGCACTGCTGGCCAACCTCGTAAACAACCTGCCCGCGGTACTGCTGCTGGTACCGGCGGCGGCGGCGGCAGGCCCGGGAGCGGTGCTGGCCACGCTGATCGGGGTGAACGTCGGCCCGAACCTGACCTACGTCGGCTCGCTGGCCACTTTGCTGTGGCTCCGGGTCACCCGGGCCGCGGGCCTGCCGATCAGCCTGGCCACCTTCACCCGCCACGCGCTGCTCACGGTGGTCCCGGGCATCACCGCGGCGACCGCCGCCCTCTGGCTGGGCCTACGCGTCATCGGGACCTGA
- the dinB gene encoding DNA polymerase IV, translating into MPEALRNASILHADLDAFFASVEQRDEPGLRGRPTAVGGGVVLAASYEAKACGVRSAMGVVAARRLCPQLIVVPPRFAAYSAASKAVFAIFDDMTPVVEAVSIDEAFLDVGGLRRLAGPADGIATRLRERVRGEVGLAITVGIARTRFLAKVAGRVAKPDGLLLVAPEREREFLHPLPIGLLWGVGEVTAQRLARRGIATLGEAVALPVDVLGAMVGLGTARRLHALAAGRESGSARAGPRRRSIGSQTALGRRARDPAAIDVILLAIVDRVMCRLRGGDRVGRTVVLRLRFDDYTAVTRSHSLAAATADTEVVLAVARALLAGMRELVAVRGLTLLGLTMADVESASAVQLLLPWPTDDDSPPAGRAAVDAASDAVRARFGSAALRPATLVGRRRR; encoded by the coding sequence GTGCCGGAGGCACTGAGGAACGCGAGCATCCTGCACGCCGATCTGGATGCGTTCTTCGCCTCCGTGGAGCAGCGCGATGAGCCGGGGTTGCGCGGCCGCCCGACTGCGGTCGGCGGCGGCGTGGTGCTGGCGGCCAGTTACGAGGCGAAGGCCTGCGGAGTGCGGTCGGCGATGGGTGTGGTCGCGGCCCGGCGGCTGTGCCCGCAGTTGATTGTGGTCCCGCCTCGGTTCGCGGCCTATTCGGCGGCCAGCAAAGCGGTTTTCGCGATTTTCGACGACATGACACCGGTGGTGGAGGCGGTGTCGATCGATGAGGCGTTCCTCGACGTGGGCGGGTTGCGTCGGTTGGCCGGGCCGGCCGACGGCATAGCGACCCGGTTGCGGGAACGGGTGCGGGGCGAGGTGGGGCTGGCGATCACCGTGGGGATCGCGCGGACGAGGTTCCTGGCGAAGGTCGCCGGTCGGGTGGCCAAGCCGGACGGGTTGTTGCTGGTGGCGCCCGAGCGGGAGCGGGAGTTCCTGCATCCGTTGCCGATCGGGTTGCTGTGGGGCGTGGGGGAGGTGACTGCACAACGGTTGGCGAGGCGTGGGATTGCGACGTTGGGCGAGGCGGTGGCGCTTCCGGTCGACGTGTTGGGCGCGATGGTCGGGCTGGGCACGGCACGGCGGCTGCACGCATTGGCGGCCGGGCGGGAGTCCGGGTCGGCGCGGGCCGGGCCGCGGCGGCGGTCGATCGGGTCGCAGACCGCGTTGGGTCGGCGGGCCCGCGACCCGGCCGCGATCGACGTGATCCTGCTGGCGATCGTCGATCGGGTGATGTGCCGGTTGCGGGGGGGCGACCGGGTCGGGCGCACGGTGGTGCTGCGGCTGCGGTTCGACGATTACACGGCGGTCACCCGCTCGCACTCGCTGGCGGCGGCGACCGCCGACACCGAGGTGGTGCTGGCGGTGGCGCGGGCGCTTTTGGCCGGCATGCGGGAACTGGTGGCCGTCCGGGGGCTGACCCTGCTCGGCCTGACGATGGCTGATGTCGAGTCGGCTTCGGCGGTCCAGTTGCTACTGCCCTGGCCGACGGACGACGACTCGCCGCCGGCCGGCCGCGCCGCGGTCGACGCCGCCTCGGACGCGGTCCGGGCGCGGTTCGGCTCGGCTGCGCTGCGTCCGGCCACGCTGGTGGGCCGCCGGCGCCGGTGA
- a CDS encoding DUF899 domain-containing protein, with amino-acid sequence MTAGPNVVSREEFEAARAELLVEEKALTRARDALAAKRRALPAARVEKDYKFSTPTGEVSLLDLFDGRRQLIIYHFMYAPGETQGCSGCSFLIDNLGHLAHLNARDTSFVITSRASLAETAPFRERMGWSHLPWVSSSDEFATDLGHHTPAGDRPTVSVYLRDGSDVLHTYTVQDRGGEMFIGTYHWLDLTALGRQEEQLDFPQQWWRLHDEHQN; translated from the coding sequence ATGACCGCTGGACCGAACGTCGTGAGCCGCGAGGAGTTCGAGGCGGCTCGTGCGGAGCTGCTCGTCGAGGAGAAGGCGCTGACCCGGGCGCGCGATGCACTGGCGGCAAAGCGCCGGGCGCTGCCCGCGGCGCGGGTGGAGAAGGACTACAAGTTTTCCACGCCCACCGGCGAGGTGAGCCTGCTGGACCTGTTCGACGGTCGGCGTCAGCTGATCATCTACCACTTCATGTACGCACCGGGGGAGACGCAGGGCTGCTCGGGCTGCTCGTTCCTGATCGACAACCTCGGTCACCTGGCGCATCTGAACGCCCGCGACACCTCGTTCGTGATCACCTCGCGGGCCTCGTTGGCCGAGACCGCGCCGTTCCGCGAGCGGATGGGCTGGAGCCACCTGCCCTGGGTCTCCTCCAGCGACGAGTTCGCGACCGACCTCGGCCACCACACGCCGGCCGGCGACCGGCCGACGGTCAGCGTGTATCTGCGCGACGGCTCCGACGTCCTGCACACCTACACGGTGCAGGATCGCGGCGGCGAGATGTTCATCGGCACCTACCACTGGCTCGACCTGACGGCGCTCGGCCGGCAGGAGGAGCAGCTGGACTTTCCGCAACAGTGGTGGCGGCTGCACGACGAGCACCAGAACTGA
- a CDS encoding acyl-CoA dehydrogenase has translation MGHYISNRRDLDFNLFEFLRRDQVLGTGAYAEVDVDSARALLDETERLCAEDLPDSMIDSDRNPPVFDPKNHTVVMPETFKKAQHAYMDSEMWRLDLPVEIGGTAAPMTLRWAIQEMVLGANPGVHIYAAGPGFANVLFRNGTDEQKRLAQLMVDKRWGATMCLTEPDAGSDVGAGRTKATLQADGTWHITGVKRFITSAEHDMTDNIVHFVLARPEGAGAGTKGLSLFIVSKFHVDIDTGELGERNGAFVTNVEHKMGLKASTTCELTFGDTGTSGGGPAVGTLLGDVHDGIAQMFQVIENARMMVGTKAIATLSTGYLNALAYAKERVQGPDLTRSTDKTAPRVTILHHPEVRRSLMMQKAYVEGMRALVLYTASIQDAIYNETLQGNEADKALEGLNDLLLPLVKGVGSERSYALLGDALQIFGGSGYLQDYPLEQYIRDAKIDTLYEGTTAIQGMDFFFRKIVRDQGQSLTSLAGEIEKFAADDPTGPLGAERGLLGAALADVQAIVGTMVGSLTDAMGEVTQLYKVGQNTTRLLMAAGDLVIGWLLLRQAEVALRGLDNLPGAKDEQFYRGKVAAARFFATQVLPTLHAQRLIAESVDNSLMDVAESDF, from the coding sequence ATGGGCCACTACATCTCCAACCGGCGTGACCTGGACTTCAATCTCTTCGAGTTCCTGCGGCGCGACCAGGTCCTGGGCACCGGTGCATATGCCGAGGTGGACGTCGACTCGGCCCGCGCGCTGCTCGATGAGACCGAGCGGCTGTGCGCCGAGGACCTGCCCGACTCGATGATCGACTCCGACCGCAACCCACCGGTCTTCGATCCCAAGAACCACACCGTGGTCATGCCGGAGACCTTCAAGAAGGCCCAGCACGCCTACATGGACTCCGAGATGTGGCGCCTGGACCTGCCGGTCGAGATCGGCGGCACCGCGGCGCCGATGACGCTGCGCTGGGCCATCCAGGAGATGGTGCTCGGCGCCAACCCGGGTGTGCACATCTACGCCGCCGGGCCGGGCTTCGCCAACGTGCTGTTCCGTAACGGCACCGACGAGCAGAAGCGCCTGGCGCAGTTGATGGTCGACAAGCGCTGGGGCGCCACGATGTGCCTGACCGAGCCGGACGCCGGCTCCGACGTCGGCGCCGGGCGGACCAAGGCCACGCTGCAGGCCGACGGCACCTGGCACATCACCGGCGTGAAGCGGTTCATCACCTCGGCCGAGCACGACATGACCGACAACATCGTCCACTTCGTGCTGGCCCGCCCCGAGGGCGCCGGCGCGGGCACCAAGGGCCTGTCGCTGTTCATCGTCTCGAAGTTCCACGTGGACATCGACACCGGTGAACTCGGCGAGCGCAACGGCGCCTTCGTCACCAACGTCGAGCACAAGATGGGCCTGAAGGCCTCGACCACCTGTGAACTGACCTTCGGCGACACAGGAACATCGGGAGGTGGCCCGGCGGTCGGCACTCTTCTCGGCGACGTCCACGACGGCATCGCCCAGATGTTCCAGGTCATCGAGAACGCCCGGATGATGGTCGGCACGAAGGCGATCGCCACGCTCTCGACCGGCTACCTCAACGCGCTGGCCTACGCCAAGGAGCGCGTCCAGGGCCCGGACCTGACCCGCTCCACCGACAAGACCGCGCCGCGGGTGACGATCCTGCATCACCCCGAGGTCCGCCGGTCGCTGATGATGCAGAAGGCCTACGTCGAAGGCATGCGGGCGCTCGTGCTCTACACCGCGAGCATCCAGGACGCGATCTACAACGAGACGCTGCAGGGCAACGAGGCCGACAAGGCCCTCGAGGGCTTGAACGATCTGCTGCTGCCGCTGGTCAAGGGCGTCGGGTCCGAGCGGTCCTACGCACTGCTCGGCGATGCGCTGCAGATCTTCGGCGGCTCCGGGTACCTGCAGGACTACCCGCTGGAGCAATACATCCGCGACGCCAAGATCGACACCCTCTACGAGGGCACCACGGCGATCCAGGGCATGGACTTCTTCTTCCGCAAGATCGTCCGGGACCAGGGTCAGTCGCTGACCTCGCTGGCCGGCGAGATCGAGAAGTTCGCCGCCGACGACCCGACCGGGCCGCTGGGCGCCGAGCGGGGGCTGCTCGGCGCCGCGCTGGCCGACGTGCAGGCGATCGTCGGCACCATGGTCGGCTCGCTGACCGACGCCATGGGCGAGGTCACGCAGCTGTACAAGGTCGGCCAGAACACCACCCGACTGCTGATGGCCGCCGGCGACCTGGTGATCGGGTGGCTGCTGCTGCGGCAGGCCGAGGTCGCGTTGCGTGGGCTGGACAACCTGCCCGGCGCGAAGGACGAGCAGTTCTACCGCGGCAAGGTCGCGGCGGCGCGTTTCTTCGCCACCCAGGTGCTGCCGACCCTGCACGCGCAGCGGCTCATCGCCGAGTCGGTCGACAACTCGCTGATGGACGTGGCCGAGTCCGACTTCTGA
- a CDS encoding phosphatase PAP2 family protein, which translates to MEVTARVTAAPRAVAARRLLREAAVLAVLWVIYSVGRGLAGRHVGRAFPNSSDVWRLERWLHLPSEASLQHTVLGWHGVIHVADLYYEYVHFSDFLLVTAWLLLRHPEHFRWFRRVLVFITGMELVGHFVYPLAPSRMRPDLGMVDTAQLDGHSVYGHSYADHGWFNQYAAMPSMHVTWAFFVALVVITIARSPWRWLVVVHPALMTLTVVVTGNHYWLDGIVGVALLAIGLVLFRRDAPWNRPANRVAACLPTSR; encoded by the coding sequence ATGGAGGTGACCGCGCGGGTCACGGCGGCGCCGCGGGCAGTCGCTGCACGCCGCCTGCTGCGCGAGGCTGCCGTCCTGGCGGTGCTGTGGGTGATCTACTCCGTCGGCCGGGGTCTGGCCGGCCGCCACGTCGGTCGCGCGTTCCCGAACTCCAGCGACGTCTGGCGCCTGGAACGGTGGCTGCACCTGCCCAGCGAGGCGTCCCTGCAGCACACCGTGCTGGGCTGGCACGGCGTCATCCACGTTGCCGACCTCTACTACGAGTACGTCCACTTCAGCGACTTCCTGCTGGTGACGGCCTGGCTGCTGCTGCGGCACCCGGAACACTTCCGGTGGTTCCGTCGGGTCCTGGTGTTCATCACCGGGATGGAACTGGTCGGGCACTTCGTCTACCCGCTGGCGCCGTCGCGCATGCGGCCGGACCTGGGCATGGTCGACACCGCGCAGCTCGACGGCCACTCGGTCTACGGCCACAGCTACGCCGACCACGGCTGGTTCAACCAGTACGCGGCAATGCCGTCGATGCATGTCACCTGGGCGTTCTTCGTCGCGCTGGTGGTGATCACGATCGCGCGCTCGCCGTGGCGGTGGTTGGTCGTGGTGCACCCGGCGCTGATGACCTTGACCGTGGTCGTCACCGGCAACCACTACTGGCTCGACGGCATCGTCGGGGTCGCGCTGCTGGCAATCGGATTAGTGCTGTTCCGGCGCGACGCACCCTGGAACCGACCGGCAAATAGGGTTGCCGCATGTCTTCCTACGTCGCGATAA
- a CDS encoding IS1380 family transposase encodes MKVIPARRLVLDAAREPLVSSAGGLLLRRTVELSGVQRALSRALMHRRTPQTVHDPGKVLIDLATAVALGGDCLADVAVVRAQEGLFGTVASDATVSRLITALAADIDIALPALRAARAQARAAVWARRRPLTGSPGERDGGQVIVDLDVTLVEAHSEKEQAGPTYRRGFGFAPMCAFVDHGPQGTGEVLTVDLRPGPASAFSSADHISALDGALQQLPEHERGQVLVRTDGGGCSKAFLHHISDLGLEYSIGFPARDAVAVAIEATPPGEWVDALDADGTPREGAQVVELTDRLPTPTRPTRSPARFGPQHWPEDIRVIARRERPHPGAQLRLTDHDGWRITCFATNTTDWPLVDLEVRHRQRARAEDRIRALKDTGMGNLPLHGFAQNQIWLEIVALAADLLVWTQTLAFATTHPARRWEPKRLRLRLLHVAGRIIRTARQRRLRLPAGWPWNHLIETGWAALHT; translated from the coding sequence GTGAAGGTTATCCCGGCCCGTCGTCTTGTCCTTGATGCGGCTCGCGAGCCGTTGGTGTCCTCGGCGGGTGGGTTGTTGCTGCGCCGCACGGTCGAGTTGTCCGGGGTGCAACGGGCACTGTCGAGGGCGTTGATGCACCGGCGCACGCCGCAGACGGTCCACGACCCGGGCAAGGTGTTGATCGACCTGGCCACGGCGGTGGCGCTGGGCGGGGACTGCCTTGCCGATGTCGCGGTGGTCCGAGCGCAGGAGGGGTTGTTCGGCACGGTCGCCTCCGACGCGACGGTCTCACGTCTGATCACCGCCCTGGCCGCCGACATCGACATCGCACTCCCGGCGCTGCGTGCGGCCCGCGCGCAGGCGCGGGCGGCGGTGTGGGCCCGGCGTCGGCCGTTGACCGGCTCGCCCGGGGAGCGTGACGGTGGGCAGGTGATCGTGGACCTGGACGTCACCCTGGTCGAGGCGCACTCGGAGAAGGAACAGGCCGGCCCGACCTACAGACGCGGGTTCGGGTTCGCCCCGATGTGCGCGTTCGTGGACCACGGTCCCCAGGGCACCGGGGAGGTCCTGACCGTGGACCTGCGCCCGGGTCCGGCCTCCGCGTTCAGCTCCGCCGACCACATCAGCGCCCTGGACGGGGCGCTGCAGCAGTTGCCCGAGCACGAGCGCGGTCAGGTGCTCGTGCGCACCGACGGTGGCGGCTGTTCCAAGGCGTTCCTGCACCACATCAGCGACCTGGGCCTGGAGTACTCCATCGGGTTCCCCGCCCGCGACGCGGTCGCCGTCGCGATCGAGGCGACCCCGCCCGGGGAGTGGGTCGACGCGCTGGACGCCGACGGCACCCCGCGCGAGGGGGCGCAGGTCGTCGAGCTGACCGACCGGCTGCCGACCCCGACCCGTCCGACCCGGTCCCCGGCCAGGTTCGGCCCGCAGCACTGGCCCGAGGACATTCGGGTGATCGCCCGGCGTGAACGACCGCACCCCGGCGCGCAACTACGCCTGACCGACCACGACGGGTGGCGCATCACCTGCTTCGCCACCAACACCACCGACTGGCCCCTGGTGGATCTGGAGGTCCGCCACCGTCAACGCGCCCGCGCCGAGGACCGCATCCGCGCGCTGAAGGACACCGGCATGGGCAACCTGCCCCTGCACGGGTTCGCGCAGAACCAGATCTGGCTCGAGATCGTCGCCCTGGCCGCCGACCTGCTCGTCTGGACCCAGACCCTCGCCTTCGCGACCACACACCCCGCGCGCCGCTGGGAACCCAAACGGCTGCGACTGCGACTGCTGCACGTTGCCGGACGGATCATCCGCACCGCCCGACAACGCCGACTACGTCTCCCCGCGGGCTGGCCCTGGAACCACCTCATCGAAACCGGCTGGGCCGCCCTGCACACCTGA
- a CDS encoding SGNH/GDSL hydrolase family protein — translation MGIRLRGERPERRIATGAAALATTLGLSLGGLPTTAEAATSKPVVVGFGDSVPAGLHCSCQNMITQYADEIGGTAQNLSSSGSTSLNLVHLLNTARAWNAVKSASVVVIMTGANDYTNAFDAVSNGASTSQYNSVANSVKANVTAAVKRVRYINPNADVVVVDYWGAMEAGKVAQQNYNAATQYAALKATESVDGALWQVATSQHTYWVSTYNVFYKTPSTDITGLLLSDGNHLSPAGTSLIAGALNAVLSL, via the coding sequence ATGGGCATCAGGCTGCGCGGCGAGCGCCCGGAAAGACGAATCGCGACCGGTGCGGCAGCGCTGGCAACAACACTCGGTCTGAGCCTGGGGGGGCTCCCGACCACCGCGGAGGCGGCGACCAGCAAGCCAGTGGTGGTCGGCTTCGGCGACTCGGTGCCGGCCGGGCTGCATTGCAGCTGCCAGAACATGATCACGCAGTACGCCGATGAGATCGGCGGGACGGCGCAGAACCTGTCCAGCAGCGGTTCGACCAGCCTCAACCTGGTCCACCTGCTCAACACCGCGCGGGCCTGGAACGCCGTCAAGAGCGCCTCGGTCGTGGTGATCATGACCGGCGCCAACGACTACACCAACGCGTTCGACGCGGTCAGCAACGGGGCTTCCACCTCGCAGTACAACAGCGTTGCGAACTCGGTGAAGGCCAACGTCACCGCCGCGGTGAAGCGGGTCCGGTACATCAATCCCAACGCCGACGTGGTGGTCGTCGACTACTGGGGGGCGATGGAGGCGGGCAAGGTCGCGCAGCAGAACTACAACGCGGCGACCCAGTACGCGGCGCTGAAGGCCACCGAGTCGGTGGACGGGGCGTTGTGGCAGGTCGCGACCAGCCAGCACACCTACTGGGTGTCTACCTACAACGTGTTCTACAAGACGCCGAGCACCGACATCACCGGCCTGCTGCTGTCCGACGGGAACCATCTGTCCCCAGCGGGCACGTCGCTGATCGCGGGCGCGCTGAACGCAGTGCTCTCGCTCTAA
- a CDS encoding antibiotic biosynthesis monooxygenase, with protein sequence MSSYVAINVLSVPEGMGAHLEERFAARAGMVEGSAGFEGFQLLRPLEGTDKYFVFTRWASKGDFETWRDGMGAAAHAREGQNGPPASMGAELWAFDVVLDVTPSRQPGA encoded by the coding sequence ATGTCTTCCTACGTCGCGATAAACGTGCTGTCCGTGCCCGAGGGCATGGGTGCCCACCTCGAGGAGCGCTTCGCCGCCCGCGCCGGGATGGTCGAGGGCTCGGCGGGGTTCGAGGGCTTCCAACTGCTGCGCCCGCTGGAGGGCACCGACAAGTACTTCGTGTTCACCAGGTGGGCGTCCAAGGGAGATTTCGAGACCTGGCGCGACGGCATGGGCGCCGCGGCGCACGCGCGGGAAGGGCAGAACGGCCCGCCCGCGTCGATGGGCGCTGAACTCTGGGCGTTCGACGTGGTTCTGGACGTAACGCCCAGCCGCCAACCGGGCGCATAG
- a CDS encoding alpha/beta fold hydrolase, translating to MTGLAHTRGGSGPALVLLHGIGSRKEVWEPLLPHLTSLREVVSIDLPGFGASPLRPGEDLSARGLAATVAQFCASLGLDRPHVAGNSLGGWVALEMARAGGVASVTGISPAGLWRGRVPRYTKWQVRGIHDMPARLDQVLDPLTRITPLRLMLTANVVGRPWRMPRQALLDDAAAMVGAAGFEPTLAAASGKRFTGGMVIDVPTTIAFGARDVILGPGCRVRDELPAHTRWLTPRGWGHMPVWDDLAGVARVLLEGSREIAVAA from the coding sequence ATGACTGGACTGGCCCACACCCGCGGTGGATCCGGCCCGGCGCTCGTGCTGCTGCACGGCATCGGGTCGCGCAAGGAGGTGTGGGAGCCGTTGCTGCCGCACCTCACGTCGTTGCGTGAGGTCGTCTCGATCGACCTGCCGGGCTTCGGCGCGAGTCCGCTGCGCCCCGGTGAGGACCTGAGCGCCCGCGGCCTGGCCGCCACCGTCGCGCAGTTCTGCGCCTCCCTTGGGCTGGACCGGCCGCACGTGGCCGGCAACTCCCTCGGCGGTTGGGTGGCGCTGGAGATGGCCCGCGCCGGCGGCGTCGCCTCGGTCACCGGGATCTCGCCGGCCGGCCTGTGGCGGGGCCGGGTGCCGCGCTACACGAAGTGGCAGGTCCGCGGCATCCATGACATGCCCGCCCGCCTCGACCAGGTGCTCGACCCGCTGACCCGCATCACGCCGTTGCGCTTGATGCTGACCGCGAACGTCGTGGGGCGGCCCTGGCGGATGCCGCGCCAGGCCCTGCTCGACGACGCTGCGGCGATGGTCGGCGCGGCCGGGTTCGAGCCGACGTTGGCCGCGGCCTCCGGCAAGCGCTTCACCGGCGGCATGGTGATCGACGTGCCGACGACGATCGCGTTCGGCGCCCGCGACGTGATCCTCGGGCCGGGCTGCCGGGTCCGCGACGAGTTGCCCGCGCACACCCGGTGGCTGACCCCGCGGGGGTGGGGTCACATGCCGGTCTGGGACGACCTGGCCGGTGTCGCCCGGGTGCTGCTGGAGGGCTCGCGAGAGATCGCCGTCGCCGCCTGA
- a CDS encoding TetR/AcrR family transcriptional regulator — MDQISTHQADLQAPAAPALRREPMQRRSVARVQRMLDAAQELVAEIGYDALTTTLIAERAGVSIGSLYQFFPDKQAVVRAVALRNLEIFSDRLTAMVRSRSMRSWWDVVSEVIDLYVDMHQKIPGFRAIRFGDVADLHLLDPERDNDTVVVDRFIQLIAPFVQVRPTDELRLDLVIAVRIADSLTRYAFERDPAGDVDVLEETKRVVRAHLSRALGDPELG; from the coding sequence ATGGATCAGATCAGCACTCATCAGGCGGACCTGCAGGCGCCGGCCGCGCCGGCGCTGCGGCGCGAGCCGATGCAGCGCCGCAGCGTGGCGCGCGTTCAGCGCATGCTGGACGCCGCCCAGGAGCTGGTCGCCGAGATCGGTTACGACGCGCTGACCACCACGCTGATCGCCGAGCGGGCAGGGGTCTCGATCGGGTCGCTGTACCAGTTCTTCCCGGACAAGCAGGCCGTGGTCCGCGCGGTCGCGCTGCGCAATCTGGAGATCTTCAGCGACCGGCTGACGGCAATGGTTCGGTCACGATCGATGCGCAGTTGGTGGGACGTCGTTTCCGAAGTTATTGATCTTTATGTGGACATGCACCAGAAGATCCCCGGATTCCGGGCGATCCGATTCGGCGATGTCGCCGACCTGCATCTGCTCGACCCCGAACGCGACAACGACACCGTCGTCGTCGACCGATTCATCCAGTTGATCGCGCCGTTCGTCCAGGTTCGTCCCACCGACGAGCTGCGACTGGACCTGGTGATCGCGGTGCGAATCGCCGATTCCCTGACCCGGTACGCCTTCGAGCGCGACCCCGCCGGCGACGTCGACGTGCTCGAGGAAACCAAGCGAGTGGTTAGAGCACACCTAAGTCGTGCTCTCGGTGATCCAGAACTGGGCTGA
- a CDS encoding sigma-70 family RNA polymerase sigma factor, which produces MTSVLDSGPIGVDLEEHRVALTGYCYRMLGSGTEAEDAVQETMLRAWRSQERFEGRSSLRSWLFRIATNVCFDLLTARARRARPMDLRPSSFPNAPIGEPLADSYWLGPIADLRVVPEVGDPAELVTARESVRLAFVATLQLLPPRQRAVLILRDVLCWPAAEVAVLLDTTTASVNSALQRARATLADWSGDLGEPIRPQDPAQRDLLERYVTAFTTYDIDALVKLLHADAVMSMPPLPLWLRGAETIGTWLRKRGAACARSRMIPMAVNGSPGFAQWRLDDDGEYRPWGIQVLEIRDGLIIGLNAFLDTERLWPLFALSEGPPAGAPIEA; this is translated from the coding sequence ATGACATCCGTCCTGGACTCCGGCCCGATCGGCGTCGACCTCGAGGAGCACCGGGTCGCGCTCACCGGCTACTGCTACCGGATGCTGGGGTCCGGGACGGAGGCTGAGGACGCGGTCCAGGAGACGATGCTGCGGGCCTGGCGCTCGCAGGAACGGTTCGAGGGCCGGTCCAGCTTGCGGTCGTGGTTGTTCCGCATCGCGACCAACGTCTGCTTCGACCTGCTGACGGCCCGGGCGCGCCGGGCCCGACCGATGGACCTGCGGCCGAGCTCGTTCCCGAACGCCCCGATCGGCGAGCCGCTCGCGGACTCGTACTGGCTCGGTCCGATCGCCGACCTGCGCGTGGTCCCCGAGGTCGGCGACCCGGCCGAACTGGTGACCGCCCGGGAGTCGGTGCGGTTGGCGTTCGTCGCCACATTGCAGTTGCTCCCGCCCCGGCAGCGCGCGGTGCTCATCCTGCGCGACGTGCTGTGCTGGCCGGCCGCAGAGGTCGCCGTGCTGCTCGACACCACGACCGCGTCGGTGAACAGCGCTTTGCAGCGGGCCCGGGCCACGCTGGCCGACTGGTCGGGCGATCTCGGCGAGCCGATCCGGCCGCAGGACCCGGCACAGCGCGATCTGCTCGAGCGGTATGTCACCGCGTTCACCACCTACGACATCGACGCCCTGGTGAAGCTGTTGCACGCCGACGCCGTGATGTCGATGCCGCCGTTGCCGCTGTGGCTGCGCGGCGCCGAGACGATCGGCACCTGGCTGCGCAAGCGCGGCGCGGCCTGCGCCCGGTCGCGGATGATCCCGATGGCCGTGAACGGTTCGCCGGGGTTCGCGCAGTGGCGCTTGGACGACGACGGCGAGTACCGGCCCTGGGGGATCCAGGTGCTGGAGATCCGCGACGGGCTGATCATCGGGCTGAACGCGTTCCTCGACACCGAGCGGTTGTGGCCGCTGTTCGCACTGTCGGAGGGGCCGCCGGCGGGGGCTCCGATCGAGGCTTGA